The DNA sequence ATAAAAACTTCAGAAGATAGGTTTTCACTGAAAGTTCTTTCAGCGGCCAAACTTTTTCTAATACGATTAGGTTTTACTTCGCTGTTATGAATACCTCTAACCACGTGATAGTAATAATGTCCAGATTTTCCAAAATGCTTATCCAAATAATCTATAGATTTTTGTTTTAAATCTAAACCTGTAAAAATACCTTTTTGATACATTTTTTCAGCCGTTACTTTACCAACTCCATAAAATTTTCGGATATCTAGCTGTTCTAAAAAGGCAATAACTTCTTCTGGGTTTACCGTTTTTTGTCCATTTGGTTTATTATAATCACTCGCAACTTTAGCAATGAATTTATTAATTGAAATACCTGCAGACGCTGTTAAGCCTATTTCGTTAAGTATTCGTGCTCGAATTTCTTCAGCAATTTTTGAGGCGCTAGGGTTGCCTTTTTTATTTTTAGTAACATCTAAATAAGCTTCATCTAACGAAAGAGGTTCTACCAAATCTGTATAATCAAAAAATATTTTTCTAATTTTTTTAGAAATTTCAATATATCGGTCAAAGTTTGTTTTCACAAAAATTAAATCAGGACATAATTTTGCAGCCAAATTTCCAGACATGGCACTTTTAACTCCAAATTTTCTAGCTTCATAACTTGCAGCACTAATAACACCCCGTTTACCACCTCCACCAACAGCAATGGGTTTTCCTTTTAAATCAGGGTTGTCCATTTGTTCTACTGAAGCGTAAAACGCATCCATATCTATATGAATAATCTTTCTAATTGGTAAATCGGTTAGCATACTGTAAATTTAGGCATTAAATTAAATTGTTGATGATAGAAATAGAACGTAAATTTTTGGTAAATTCTAATGCGTTTAAAACAGAGGCTTTAAAAAAAACCAGAATTATACAAGGGTTTTTAAATACGGATAAATCTCGAACAGTTAGAGTTAGATTAAAAGGAGATAAAGGTTTTTTAACAATTAAAGGAATGTCGTCAAAGAATGGATTATCTAGATTTGAATGGGAAAAGGAAATTGACAAAATAGATGCTGAAGCTCTATTAAAACTCTGCGAACCAACAATTATTGATAAAGAACGTTATGAAGTAAAAGTAAAAAACCATACTTT is a window from the Pseudalgibacter alginicilyticus genome containing:
- the dinB gene encoding DNA polymerase IV — its product is MLTDLPIRKIIHIDMDAFYASVEQMDNPDLKGKPIAVGGGGKRGVISAASYEARKFGVKSAMSGNLAAKLCPDLIFVKTNFDRYIEISKKIRKIFFDYTDLVEPLSLDEAYLDVTKNKKGNPSASKIAEEIRARILNEIGLTASAGISINKFIAKVASDYNKPNGQKTVNPEEVIAFLEQLDIRKFYGVGKVTAEKMYQKGIFTGLDLKQKSIDYLDKHFGKSGHYYYHVVRGIHNSEVKPNRIRKSLAAERTFSENLSSEVFMLEKLEQIANEVSRRLNKSKVAGKTVTLKIKYSDFTLQTRSKTLPYFISDRNILLETAKDLLFQETLNNSVRLLGISISNLNIELSKKSEQKSVSVQLKFEF
- a CDS encoding CYTH domain-containing protein, with the protein product MIEIERKFLVNSNAFKTEALKKTRIIQGFLNTDKSRTVRVRLKGDKGFLTIKGMSSKNGLSRFEWEKEIDKIDAEALLKLCEPTIIDKERYEVKVKNHTFEIDIFFGDNEGLTIAEIELESENETFEKPSWLGEEVTGQIQYYNSQLSKKPFKIWHGI